The nucleotide sequence aataaaaataagcatcaaataaataatacaaacaacataataataatgtaagtaggtaacaaataaataatacaaacaataaataataaattatgtaggtaacaaataaataatacaaacaaataattataatgtaaatttgggtatcgaataaataatatattgttacctgatccgagtaattttccccacttcgaatattactactagcttgtgacaaggcgtctctccacgtactaaacgattggctaagtaattttcaacgactggacatcgattctttggttctttgcccaccaattttctcaagataattggtatgaataagactccacatttctcgcaattGCATCTCATTAACcataagcgaactatgagtaacttcaacccagctagtacacaacgcaacatcttcaataagcgaccaattcgtacctgcaccagtggtcattttgttgaaaaaaaatggattcaaactttgagacaaagaaaggaatgtgattgaaagtagttgagaaaatatgaaattgttgtgtaaggtagatgataatgagaaggtatttatagaaaagtaaaaagaatttttttaaaaaaaatttcagatttttttttgaatttttttgaattttttacaattttttttaaatttttattcaattaaataatctctgccgttggatataaaaaaatatgaattccaacactctagattgtgccacgtgtcacaatggtaacttttcttaatttgaaaactattttttcttttatttttttatttataaagcatattaatatccaccgttgatctcagatcgaatggtggatattaaataagacttttattttttttgaccgttgagatcgaatgGTCCAAATTAAATAACTGTTGAGATCGAAcagaccgtgggaagccacgtggcttcccaacggtaactgaaaaagtttttttttttttttttttttttttctgattttgtgtcggcgacgcgcccccacgcgcgagtggggtgcacgcgcctgacacaaaaaaaattaaataatgccTGATGCCAGGCTGACGTCAACGCTAACGTCACATGGcctcaggctctcgggctggcaattctgcatgggcccggagctcgggcctccaccttcaCTCGGGTTTGCCCACGCTGGAGCTAGTCCACGGGGCCTCAGGCCCCTGTTCTGTCCCCTGTCCCCAGAGCATTTGCCCACACTGGGCTTCCTCTAATGAGATAATGAACCTTGCATAagcttataaataattaaactacTATCTATATTAtcaattattttataataaaaccttaattttcttcaaaaaatttcTTTCAATGACTTTGAGATAATAAATTACTTGAGATATACCGCTACAACGACATTTCAAAGGATAATACtaaagagattaaatttatagataaaatattataaattaaataatatggaagttgataattagattattatcTTAATAAAACATACTCATTCTTATTAGGGACTTAtcattaaatttacaaattttatctacaaaatcAGCCTCTCAGcgttttacatatataaaagtTTCTTGTATCCAATCCATACCATCTCAGTTTCTTTCTCACCTAGAAGGTTTCTTAAGTCGAGTCTCAACCTAACTATCCTAGAGCTGGAAACATGTTTGATATATCGTCACTCGAACCAGCCCTGTCCTGTCAGTTCAAATATCCCCCACTTTCACTTCTACCTCCTACTCCTGACCTTcatttcttaattattaattaatctaGTATTACACACTTTTCTTTTACTTGAAAAACAATCAACATTTGTCATTCAATAGTAATATttatctttacttgtaagtgagaaattttaagtttgaatttcgtgaatgacgaatttgatgtcaaattaaattatctATTATGTAATTTAGCTAAACTTCCTCCTCATTCTAgtataaaatatatcgttgtactaaaaaaaaaaaaattcaacatttgACTTGGGCACATTTTATATTGTCCCATTCATTGGCTTGTTTGGTAGATCTAATGAAGATGTTGCCTACGCCATTTTATGGGgaataaaacataaaatgaatATTGTGATATTTTAAACTTGTTTCAAAGAAATGTCAATGGTTTGTTGAGATccctttataatttatatattactcACAACTTAAAATGGTACACTAATGGGTTATCAAAATGTTATATATTAAGGACAATAACATTTGAATCCCAATCTCGTAATTTGATATCATCATCAATTTTATCATCCAGCAATATATAACAAAACATAAGGCCAATGAACAATGGAGAGTAGGACTAACattcaatttatttatgattatttgttaaaaaaaaaaattatttatgatTACGATCGATGACTTTCAGGTTTCTTATTAAGAGGAAAacttttgaaagaaaagatAAAGGACAAGAACAGAGGAACACTAAGCTAGACTAGAGCCATGCCAGCACTCACACGTGGCACAAGGCCAGCAAGTCTAGCTAGAAACTAGAAGCCTACAAGCCAGCAGCGCCAGTGCCGGCGGAGGAGATTGAGTGAGAGGCCTTGGCAGTCTCCAGATCTGCTGCTTTCTTGAGCAAGTTCTGGTCGTCGTCCTCCAGAACCATCTGGATGGGGGAGGAGCCCAGCCCGTCGGCGATGGCCAGCATAATCTTCTTCATCTCCTCCCTGAACTCTTCCAGATCCACCGTCCCACTCTGGTCGCTGTCGAACTTGTCGAATATGGAGTCGTACAGCTGCGTCAGCTGCTCCGGCGGGGTGGCCACGTCGATGCCGAAGTGGGCCTCGATGAGCCTGAGGGACTCGAAGGCTTTGCGGAGCTCCGGCCGGGAGAGGACGCCGTCGCTGTTGAGGTCGAGGGCGGCAAACTGGTCGTCGACGCTCTTCTTGAACTGGGCCTCGTCACTCACGAAGTCCCTCACAGTGCTTCCGTCGATTATCACCACTCCCATCGATGATTGATTCAGTGATTGTGTTGTGAAATTCAAATTAAGATGTGATTgtttggtgttggtgttggtgttgttTGTGTTTATTGATGGTGGAGATGGTCCATGGATGAAGGAGAAGGATAATATATGGATTGGTGGGCGGTGATTGACGAGAGATTTTTGAATACGAGTGTCATACGGATGCTACATCACGTATCGTTATATCAATGGtgggatatatgtgttaaaaagttaataacttaaaaaaataattttttttattatttacataaaaacacgtaacaattaaaaatttctcaagaCTGACATTGGTAGAGTGGCACATGCCACGTGCAGTTACTGTGTGTgcttaaataaataataaataaatgtacACAAAGTAGCCATTATTATTTAGAAAGCAAGTAAAATGTCTTGGCAAGCAGAATAATTGTCATGTGTCGTGGAGTGGAATAATAATCGAATAACATTTTGGTGATGGAAAGGATAAGGGAAGGGAAagtttttgagaaattttttattatgatagGAATACTGATGGTACatcatatgtttttatataagtgataaaaaattttatttttttaagttattaatttttttaatacacatctcttattatttatataataatcaGTGTGACTGTCATACGGGATGGTACGTCATGTCTCTCTATcaatagtgagatatgtgtgttaaaaagttaataacttaaaaaataaaactttcaccatttacataaaaacacgtaatATACCATCTATGTTTCCGTcccaactaaaaatttctcaaaattggtGGAGTGGCACCTGCCATGTGCAGTTACTGTGTgtgcataaataaataataaataaatgtacACAAAGTAGCCATTATTATTTAGAAAGCAAGTAAAATGTCTTGGCAAGCAGAATAATTGTCATGTGTCGTGGGGTGGAATAATAATCGAATAACACTTTGGTGATGGAAAGGATCAAGGGAAGGGAAAGTtttcgagaaattttttattgtgatgaGAATATTGACGGTATATcatatgtttttatgtaaatgatcaataattttacttttttaagttgttaactttataatacatatatttcattatttatataataacatatgataTACCATTCCTTATGCtgattacattaaaaaaaatctgtaATAGCTTTCGGTTTTAGATGAAGCGGTGGTGGTGGTAGACTGGCAGTGGTACAGGTCCTGGTAGGTAGAAGTGCTGTAGATGGGATGGACTCATGCATGATGACACACAATGCAACACGTTGCTCTTCCACCAACTGCCAATTTGACAACTTGGCAATTTGGCACCCACACCAAGAGAGTGTTCTGCTCAACATCTTATTTGCCACtgagtttgaattttaagaTTTGTGTAATGGATAATCagaaatcttaaaatttaaacatatAATAAATAGAATGATAAACATACATCAAATAAatagtggtgagcaaaaatgcactctcCACACCAAACACCAAACACCAACACCATTTAAGTGTAACATTGTAAATTACCTCCCCGTTTTGTTTGATTTGAAAATTGGTCTAAAAAGACGCAAAACAAAGACTTACGGTTGTTGGTTCATTCTATTCTATCTTATACGCAAAATGGATGAGCGGGCCCTCTATCTTATGGGCCTTCATATTAGGCCAGGACTCAATTACTTCACTGGGCTGGGTTAGCCACATATATCATCACTTTGATATTGGATCTAAGGAGGGGAGGGGGagtgggaggaggaggagccttTCGGTTAATTAATATCATGCTTAATTTTTTACAATAATAGTTTTACTAAAGCTATGCTCCTATAGTATTATTGTATAGCATTATCCGTATTTGGGTGTGTtgtagtttattttttttatttttttattttttttattttttacaaacgatattattaatACTAAGGGTGAGAATgtgctagtaataatgtagttcgAAATCACCTTTAATAagaatcgaatttaagacctctcacttacaagttacAAGATTGAAGAAGAATCATGAGTAAAACAAAAATACTTGTACAAATTGGGAAAGTAACCACATCCCTAATGGTGATTTTTATCTTCTTAATAGGATTTTATCTATTACACAAtttttaactattaaaaaaaataaagagagtagatctctttccttttttttgttttttttttttttttttttttttttttgtttctattttttaatatcACTAGAATTGTAGTAGTACGTGGTGGGTGTGATGTAGTTACTAACAAGGTTTTCATAGATGAGAATTGAGTAGTGGCGTTGCTGTTTGTTTTCCAAATTTGAGTATATAATAGATGAAGTCTCATAATGGGTTCTCGCCGCACTAAAGCACTACTCTGAGACTTCCCCTAATCTCTGAACTTCACTTCACACCAGTAGTTCCCATTCCGGTTTTACCTTACAtgtcatatttatttattttccgaCGAATGTTTCTAGTGGTCACTTCACTACTCCAAGTCAAATTCACAACTAATTCCTATTGCATGTATATTACTATTAATTGCTAGCTGCTAGAAGCCTACAACCGGAATTGCAACATACACCCAAAATATAACATCACTAATTAACAGCtctaatagttaataaaaataaaataaaggggtTATTGAACTGTAATCCtttaagaagattaaaatttaataaaaatctgaTGTTAGAGTATATATTTGATACTGTGCTCGATGCACATATGCAGCAATGGCAGCCACCATCGCTATACTTCCTGGCGAGATTTCATGATTTTTCCGACCAAGGTAGGCCTTGGGAATCCCCCTCTCTCGTCCTTTCTAGTTGTTTGTGAAAGATTTTGAAGATATAGGCCTGTGTTTGTAGGATTTAAGGACATAAATCATGAGGGGATGTTTTCCCTAGTTTTTCCGGCGAGATTCCAAGGTTTTGCAGGCCATTTCCGGTTAACTCCGGCCACGGCTCCATCCCACATTGGTATATTTTGAACCTTTAGTTCACGAACTTCATTTTGACTTTTATTTCATTGaaaatggttgagttttgagcttgaaCAAAGCTCTGGTTCGCTGCCCAGTTTCCGGCCGAATCTGGCAACTTGCAATCGGGTTGACTCGGCCcgatttaaaaaaagaaaagcccAAAGCTTGATCCATGGGCCGACCCAATCTTTTAGCCTATTAATCCTAAACTAGGATCCGACCTGGCCCACTTCCTAATGGATTTGGAATATTCCTGAAATATTCCTTGCTTtgacttttttaaaatttttcttgaaaaccctcctaggctaatttcgacacCCTGAGTctgtttttgacatccatttagtgaatttccaaagttttaacgtagttgacTACTGGGGCGTCTcggttgactttttagggttgatcgttgacttttacaaaatttgcctGTGACCCTTCTTAGCATGTTTCGACGTGTTGATTTCGAATATGCCGTCAATTTCttcaaattgaaatgttttaattcatttcgaatctgtgagtgggttttttctttcataaagtgtgtgtatatatattatttgagtTGCCATACATATATTAATAATGTCTTTTCCATGTAATGGCATAATTAAATTGACGTTATAAGAATTGTCgaaatggtgaaaattatgaaattattctAAATCTTGCGGGATGCACATGTATGCGTATTAATATGAGATGTTTTAGCCAGGCTTCATGTGTATGTTTACATCGCATTGCacactcactttggatccattgtaggtgccaatcatgtcctagattgctataggcaattaagACTCGTACGTGATGCGCATagtgccagtcttcacgtgattgcaGTGCTAGAGTGTAAATCATTGTTACACTTAGTCCTATTCATGTTAGAATATCTTTGCATGAACTCGTATGTCAGCATACGTTGATGAACACTCGATTTGACATTCAATTATGCGATTTGTTGTGATTACCGGATTATTATGTGTTTATTTTGGAGATGTTGTAAAATGTTGTATGCTCGAGATATTATCGTTTacagtaagtattttcatactatacgtagtatgttatatttggaaactataaTTGTTTTACAGcaaggggttattatgttttcaaaaaggtttttacaaa is from Pyrus communis chromosome 10, drPyrComm1.1, whole genome shotgun sequence and encodes:
- the LOC137748207 gene encoding calmodulin-like protein 6, which encodes MGVVIIDGSTVRDFVSDEAQFKKSVDDQFAALDLNSDGVLSRPELRKAFESLRLIEAHFGIDVATPPEQLTQLYDSIFDKFDSDQSGTVDLEEFREEMKKIMLAIADGLGSSPIQMVLEDDDQNLLKKAADLETAKASHSISSAGTGAAGL